A region from the Gossypium hirsutum isolate 1008001.06 chromosome A08, Gossypium_hirsutum_v2.1, whole genome shotgun sequence genome encodes:
- the LOC107928271 gene encoding peroxidase A2 → MASFHMITTLLFLLTIMLGASNAQLSATFYAKTCPNMSTIVSNVLQQAQGNDIWIFPKIVRLHFHDCFVHGCDASLLLNGTDGEKTATPNLSTEGYEVIDDIKTALEKACPRVVSCADVLALAAQISVSLGGGPTWQVPLGRRDSLTAHREGTGSIPTGHESLANIATLFKSVGFDSTDLVALSGVHTFGRARCAAFMDRLYNFNNKTGKTDPTLNATYANTLKQRCPKGGDTRSLIDLDEQSSLTFDNKYFSNLQNQRGLLQTDQELFSTKGAETVAIVNRFASSQSQFFSSFAKAMIKMGNLNPLTGTNGEIRLDCKKVN, encoded by the exons ATGGCTTCGTTTCATATGATTACAACCCTTCTTTTTCTGCTAACAATAATGCTGGGTGCATCAAATGCTCAACTCAGTGCCACCTTTTATGCCAAAACCTGCCCTAATATGTCCACCATTGTTAGTAATGTGCTGCAACAAGCTCAAGGAAATGATATTTGGATATTCCCTAAGATCGTTCGCCTTCATTTTCATGATTGTTTTGTTCAT GGTTGTGATGCTTCGTTACTGTTGAACGGTACGGACGGTGAGAAAACGGCGACCCCAAACCTTTCGACGGAGGGATATGAAGTTATCGATGATATCAAAACGGCGTTGGAGAAAGCTTGCCCTCGTGTCGTCTCATGTGCCGATGTTTTGGCACTTGCTGCTCAAATTTCTGTTTCTTTG GGTGGAGGTCCGACATGGCAAGTTCCGTTAGGGAGAAGGGATAGTCTGACTGCGCACCGGGAAGGGACCGGAAGTATCCCGACCGGCCACGAGAGCCTTGCTAATATTGCAACCTTGTTCAAGAGCGTGGGATTTGATTCTACTGATCTAGTCGCTTTGTCCG GTGTTCACACATTCGGAAGGGCTCGATGTGCGGCGTTCATGGACCGACTCTACAACTTCAATAACAAAACGGGGAAAACCGATCCTACCCTCAACGCGACATATGCAAACACACTCAAACAACGATGTCCTAAAGGCGGAGACACTAGAAGTTTGATCGATCTCGATGAACAAAGTTCGCTTACGTTCGACAACAAGTACTTTTCGAACCTACAAAACCAAAGGGGATTGCTTCAAACAGACCAAGAATTGTTTTCCACTAAGGGGGCTGAAACAGTGGCCATTGTTAACAGATTTGCAAGCAGTCAAAGCCAGTTCTTTAGTAGCTTTGCAAAGGCCATGATAAAGATGGGGAACTTAAACCCTTTGACTGGTACCAATGGAGAAATAAGGCTCGATTGCAAAAAGGTCAATTAG